The following coding sequences lie in one Silene latifolia isolate original U9 population chromosome 5, ASM4854445v1, whole genome shotgun sequence genomic window:
- the LOC141654927 gene encoding uncharacterized protein LOC141654927, which translates to MNNFRDAVDYCGLKDLNFEGYEFTYDNGQVGSDNRQSRIDRAMVNDGWAEMFPAAKLVHMDREWSDHAPLVVWLDGRRIEEGSRQKRFRFEEIWIGEDGCEDTIRGAWQLDCGDVIDTISRCA; encoded by the coding sequence ATGAATAATTTCAGAGATGCGGTTGATTATTGCGGATTAAAAGACCTAAACTTTGAGGGGTACGAGTTCACCTATGATAATGGGCAAGTAGGGAGTGATAACAGGCAAAGTCGCATAGATAGAGCGATGGTGAATGACGGGTGGGCTGAAATGTTTCCGGCTGCGAAACTAGTGCATATGGATAGAGAATGGTCGGACCATGCACCTCTAGTAGTCTGGCTTGACGGTAGGCGGATTGAGGAAGGGAGTAGGCAGAAGAGATTTCGCTTTGAGGAGATTTGGATTGGAGAGGATGGTTGTGAAGATACGATAAGGGGAGCGTGGCAGCTGGACTGTGGTGATGTGATCGACACGATTAGTCGATGTGCATAG
- the LOC141654926 gene encoding uncharacterized protein LOC141654926 codes for MKLLIVQFNGKNFSRWSKGIKRAIAAKNKTGFITGSMKKPAEGHADHQKWIQVDYMVTNWILNTIVEAISGDFDYILSSKQLWDDLVERYGQTNGPSYYEIGKELYNLQQGNLSMAEYYGRMKYLWEELQNIEGILECVCGVLEKYSCSMIKRFIEAENNRRLIQFLMGVDPAYDTLRQLLLAHDPLPTLNQAFSRLLQAESQRSVTVKVPPVEESTALYAAKNFNQRKNKDYRDFKKPKVYNKEGKEEEVSKPMFSRYCKKDNHNIKNCRQLKYKRRQQGGQGRRSYGNPGNSGFAAFASEESPDDPLELDKNSMMQYKPSFSHQSDNNNFVSRAGQGQGQGMHSALSATNVHIESQFTHWIIYTGASDHMSPWLSLFMNLRKLNHYLCINLPDGRVKTVTQIGDIRINASILLRNVLFVPDFRHNLLSVGRLAVDSGLQVLFDNKGCLFQDPTTKTNVAYGVKYSGLYKLLVNQASLHQYTRLEEKNICSSLNHVSKQLSTVDPHVSLLHARLGHSSVIKMLHVPGNMCKSVTKLDCEICLKSKFHQFPFPKSQSRALHVFDLVHVDLWGPYKIPNISGATYFLTILDDHTRTTWTHLLKDKYSVYYTISAFIAYVENQFHTTIKQIRSDNETEIFQGSCARLFADKGIVLQHSIPGVPQQNGRVERKHRHLLETARAIRFHANLPKRFWGECLLAATHIINLLPSSVLNWKIPIELLFHKEADYSSLKVVGCLCYAYNRDIHRDKFDSRARRSILLGYPHGTKGYKLYDLDNNKVFLSRDVRFYEHILDSADIHSRSTDTNISPGVDIHSSPGNSVVNIPSSTADAGILNARPLITEPRKSSRPRQLSTRLQNCLLPNLYVLPNSNISNAFNVNTICSSLHDHSPEFKHSLANVLAKPEPSTYSQVVKDENWVKAMSQ; via the exons ATGAAGCTGCTTATTGTTCAGTTCAATGGAAAAAACTTTTCGCGATGGAGCAAAGGAATCAAACGAGCAATCGCAGCGAAGAATAAAACCGGATTCATCACAGGCAGTATGAAGAAACCAGCAGAAGGTCACGCTGATCATCAAAAATGGATACAGGTGGATTATATGGTTACGAATTGGATTTTAAACACTATTGTTGAAGCAATATCTGGTGATTTTGATTATATTCTGAGTTCTAAGCAATTGTGGGATGATCTTGTTGAAAGATATGGACAAACGAATGGTCCTAGTTACTATGAGATTGGAAAAGAGTTGTATAATTTGCAACAAGGCAATTTATCCATGGCTGAGTATTATGGAAGGATGAAGTATCTTTGGGAGGAACTACAGAACATTGAAGGAATTCTTGAATGTGTCTGTGGAGTTCTTGAAAAATATTCCTGTAGTATGATAAAGAGGTTCATAGAAGCTGAGAACAACAGGAGGCTCATTCAATTCCTTATGGGAGTTGATCCTGCATATGATACTTTGAGGCAACTATTGTTGGCACACGATCCTCTACCAACTCTGAATCAAGCTTTCTCAAGACTTTTACAAGCTGAAAGTCAAAGATCAGTTACAGTAAAAGTTCCGCCTGTTGAAGAGTCTACTGCATTATATGCTGCTAAGAATTTCAATCAAAGGA AGAACAAGGATTACCGAGATTTCAAGAAGCCAAAGGTTTACAACAAAGAAGGAAAAGAAGAAGAGGTCAGTAAGCCAATGTTCAGTAGATACTGCAAAAAGGACAATCACAACATTAAGAATTGCCGTCAACTTAAGTACAAAAGGAGACAACAAGGAGGACAAGGAAGAAGATCTTATGGAAATCCTGGAAATTCAGGATTTGCAGCTTTCGCTTCTGAAGAAAGTCCAGACGACCCTCTGGAATTAGACAAGAATTCAATGATGCAATACAAACCTTCTTTTTCTCATCAGTCTGACAACAATAATTTTGTCAGTCGTGCAGGTCAAGGTCAAGGTCAAG GTATGCATTCTGCATTATCTGCGACTAATGTACATATTGAGAGTCAGTTTACGCATTGGATCATATACACGGGCGCGTCTGACCATATGAGTCCATGGTTATCGTTATTTATGAATTTAAGGAAACTCAATCATTATCTTTGCATAAATTTACCTGATGGCAGAGTCAAAACTGTCACACAAATTGGAGATATAAGGATAAATGCGTCTATTTTGCTTAGAAATGTGTTATTTGTTCCTGATTTTCGCCACAATCTATTATCTGTTGGGAGATTGGCTGTGGATTCTGGCTTGCAAGTGTTGTTTGATAACAAGGGCTGCCTGTTTCAGGACCCTACAACTAAGACTAATGTGGCATATGGTGTGAAATATTCTGGTTTGTACAAGCTGCTCGTCAATCAAGCAAGCTTACATCAATACACAAGGTTGGAAGAGAAAAATATCTGTAGCTCTCTCAATCATGTGTCTAAACAGTTATCAACTGTTGATCCTCATGTTAGTCTTTTACATGCTAGACTAGGGCATAGTTCAGTTATAAAGATGCTTCATGTACCTGGCAATATGTGTAAAAGTGTGACTAAGCTCGACTGTGAAATTTGTCTTAAGTCTAAGTTTCATCAGTTTCCCTTTCCTAAAAGTCAATCCAGAGCACTTCATGTATTTGATTTGGTACATGTTGACCTATGGGGCCCTTATAAGATTCCAAATATTTCTGGTGCCACTTATTTTCTTACAATTTTGGATGATCACACAAGAACCACATGGACTCATTTGTTGAAAGATAAATATAGTGTGTATTACACTATATCTGCCTTTATTGCCTATGTTGAGAATCAGTTTCATACAACTATAAAACAAATCAGGAGTGATAATGAGACAGAGATATTCCAGGGCTCTTGTGCAAGGTTGTTTGCAGACAAAGGAATCGTTCTTCAGCATAGCATTCCAGGTGTGCCTCAACAAAATGGTCGAGTTGAACGCAAGCATAGACATTTGCTTGAAACAGCTCGTGCAATTCGTTTTCATGCTAATCTGCCCAAACGTTTCTGGGGTGAATGCCTTCTTGCAGCTACTCACATCATAAATCTATTACCCTCTTCTGTACTCAATTGGAAAATTCCTATTGAGTTATTATTTCATAAAGAGGCTGATTATAGTAGTTTAAAAGTGGTTGGTTGCCTTTGTTATGCATATAATAGAGATATTCATAGAGATAAGTTTGATTCTCGTGCAAGAAGAAGTATTTTGCTTGGTTATCCTCATGGGACAAAAGGATACAAATTATATGACTTAGATAATAATAAGGTTTTTCTAAGCAGAGATGTGCGTTTCTATGAGCAtatttt AGATTCAGCTGATATACATTCCAGAAGCACTGATACAAACATTTCTCCTGGTGTTGACATTCATTCTTCTCCTGGTAATTCCGTCGTTAACATTCCTTCTTCTACCGCCGATGCTGGTATACTCAATGCAAGACCTCTCATCACAGAGCCTAGGAAATCGAGCAGGCCTAGACAATTATCCACAAGATTGCAGAATTGTCTATTACCAAATTTGTATGttcttcctaattctaatattTCTAATGCTTTTAATGTTAATACTATATGTTCCTCTCTTCATGATCATAGTCCAGAATTCAAGCATTCTCTGGCTAATGTTTTGGCAAAGCCTGAACCAAGCACTTATTCTCAAGTTGTTAAAGACGAGAATTGGGTCAAGGCAATGAGTCAGTAA